A single region of the Arthrobacter sp. zg-Y20 genome encodes:
- a CDS encoding class I SAM-dependent DNA methyltransferase, whose amino-acid sequence MAGNNNANLVWSIANILRGTYKPAQYGSVILPFTILRRLDCVLEETKEAVLAEQEAKKDLNIPLDTFLQKAAGYSFFNTSPFNFDRLLNDPSNIKANIENYIQGFSENTRDIFERFEFYKTLEKLDASDLLYHVTKAFDTIDLHPDTVSNIEMGLMFEELIRRFAEASNETAGEHFTPREVIQLMVKLLLNYDDEVLTKPGVVRSIYDPTAGTGGMLTVAQEHLHEHNPSASLVAYGQEINDESYAICKADLLIKGQDITKISVGDTLANDQNIGEQFDFMLSNPPFGVEWKKIQPQIQREHELNGFDGRFGPGLPRVSDGSLLFLLHLVKKMRPVHEGGSRIGIVLNGSPLFTGGASSGESEIRRYLIENDLVSAIIALPTDMFYNTGIATYVWILSNAKKQKAPGRAGKIQLINGVEFYRKMRKSLGSKRKELSPEDINRIVQLYGAFEDDGETSKIFDNRDFGYSTITVERPLRLNFAFETERVNAVSAQKSVLKLAAQDRDILEKVLRSAVEEHRHVYKNREAFLKVLKPLLNSAGFKLPAPVFKAVLAGLSERDEAADICTGPMGNPEPDPNLRDTENVPLNEDIQTYFEREVLPHVPDAWIDESKTKVGYEIPFTRHFYKYIAPRSLEEIDVDLNQLIAEITTLLAKVER is encoded by the coding sequence GTGGCCGGCAACAACAATGCCAACCTCGTGTGGAGCATCGCAAATATCCTGCGAGGCACCTACAAACCCGCACAGTACGGGTCCGTGATCCTGCCCTTCACCATCCTGCGCCGCCTTGACTGCGTCCTGGAGGAGACCAAGGAAGCGGTCCTTGCGGAACAGGAGGCCAAGAAGGACCTGAACATTCCGCTGGACACCTTCCTGCAGAAGGCCGCGGGGTACAGCTTCTTTAACACGTCGCCCTTCAATTTTGACCGCCTGTTGAATGACCCCAGCAACATCAAGGCAAACATCGAGAACTACATCCAGGGATTCTCGGAGAACACTAGGGATATCTTCGAACGGTTCGAGTTTTACAAAACGCTCGAGAAGCTGGATGCATCGGACCTGCTCTACCACGTCACCAAAGCCTTCGACACGATTGACCTGCATCCGGACACCGTCAGCAACATTGAGATGGGTCTGATGTTCGAGGAGCTCATCCGCCGGTTCGCAGAAGCATCCAACGAAACCGCCGGCGAGCACTTCACTCCGCGCGAAGTCATCCAGCTTATGGTGAAGCTGCTGTTGAATTACGACGACGAAGTTCTCACCAAACCCGGCGTGGTCCGCAGCATCTACGACCCCACCGCAGGCACCGGCGGCATGCTCACCGTCGCCCAGGAACACCTGCACGAGCACAATCCGAGCGCGTCACTGGTGGCCTATGGCCAGGAAATCAACGACGAGTCCTACGCCATCTGCAAGGCCGACCTGCTGATCAAGGGCCAAGACATCACCAAGATCTCCGTCGGCGACACCCTGGCGAATGACCAGAATATCGGCGAGCAGTTCGACTTTATGCTTTCCAATCCCCCGTTTGGGGTGGAGTGGAAAAAGATCCAGCCGCAGATCCAACGCGAACATGAGCTGAACGGGTTCGACGGCCGGTTCGGCCCGGGCCTTCCCCGTGTCAGCGACGGATCGCTGCTTTTCCTGCTGCACCTGGTAAAGAAGATGCGCCCGGTGCACGAGGGTGGCTCCCGCATCGGCATAGTCCTCAACGGTTCCCCGCTGTTCACCGGCGGCGCTAGCTCCGGCGAATCTGAGATCCGCCGCTATCTGATCGAGAACGACCTCGTCTCAGCGATCATCGCCCTGCCGACGGACATGTTCTACAACACCGGCATCGCCACCTACGTCTGGATCCTGTCCAACGCCAAGAAGCAGAAAGCTCCCGGCCGTGCGGGCAAAATCCAACTCATCAACGGTGTGGAGTTCTACCGCAAGATGCGCAAGAGCCTCGGATCAAAGCGCAAAGAACTTAGCCCGGAGGATATCAACCGAATTGTCCAGCTCTACGGAGCGTTCGAGGACGACGGCGAAACCTCCAAAATCTTCGACAACCGCGACTTTGGCTATTCCACTATTACCGTAGAACGCCCGCTACGGCTGAACTTCGCGTTTGAGACCGAGCGCGTCAACGCGGTCTCGGCGCAGAAATCTGTCCTGAAGCTGGCTGCCCAGGACCGGGACATCCTGGAGAAGGTTCTCCGGTCCGCTGTCGAGGAACACCGCCACGTGTACAAGAACCGCGAGGCATTCCTGAAGGTCCTGAAACCGCTACTGAACAGCGCAGGATTCAAGCTGCCAGCACCGGTCTTCAAAGCCGTACTGGCTGGACTCTCGGAACGTGATGAAGCCGCGGACATCTGCACGGGCCCCATGGGCAACCCCGAGCCGGATCCTAATCTGCGGGACACTGAGAACGTGCCATTGAATGAGGACATCCAGACCTACTTCGAGCGCGAAGTCCTTCCGCATGTTCCAGATGCTTGGATCGATGAGTCCAAAACTAAAGTCGGTTATGAGATCCCTTTCACCCGACACTTTTACAAGTACATCGCACCGCGCTCACTGGAGGAAATCGACGTCGATCTGAACCAACTCATCGCGGAGATCACGACGCTGTTGGCCAAGGTGGAACGGTGA
- a CDS encoding restriction endonuclease: MALPQWHGFVDPVIRIMADGQVRRNAEIRTAVAEREKLSAEDMAEVMSSGEARWANRINWAVFDSMKAGLLVRQARGQYRISDEGLRRANESTQLTHQSLREYEPYRVYQEISRRPKAASAVPVPGIDVDGAAVVESDPSEALEQSAAQLNQVVIEEIYRNLLELSPDAFEHLIPFVVRALGYGTDREDNLKPTQRSGDKGVDGIVWQDALGFDRVYLQAKRYSEGNNVGAPEVQAFSGALGQFRATKGIFITTSSFTSGARAVARDTAHYTLILIDGQRLATLMFEYGVGVQVDRTVVVKKVDQDFFDKF; the protein is encoded by the coding sequence ATGGCATTGCCCCAGTGGCATGGGTTCGTAGACCCCGTTATTCGGATCATGGCCGACGGGCAGGTCCGGCGTAACGCAGAGATCCGGACAGCTGTCGCTGAGCGAGAGAAGCTCTCCGCCGAGGACATGGCGGAAGTCATGTCCTCCGGAGAAGCGCGCTGGGCCAACCGCATCAACTGGGCCGTCTTCGACTCCATGAAGGCGGGCCTCCTGGTCCGTCAGGCCCGGGGGCAGTACCGGATCAGCGATGAGGGACTGCGGCGCGCTAACGAGAGTACCCAGCTCACTCATCAGTCCTTGCGGGAATATGAGCCATACCGTGTGTATCAGGAAATTTCGCGCCGGCCTAAGGCTGCCTCAGCGGTCCCAGTGCCAGGCATCGACGTAGACGGTGCCGCAGTCGTCGAATCTGATCCATCCGAAGCATTGGAGCAGTCGGCCGCGCAGCTGAATCAGGTGGTCATCGAGGAGATCTACCGCAACCTGCTGGAGCTCTCCCCCGATGCCTTCGAGCACCTGATCCCCTTTGTGGTTCGGGCTCTCGGTTATGGCACGGACCGGGAGGACAACCTTAAACCTACGCAGCGTTCCGGGGACAAGGGCGTGGACGGCATCGTCTGGCAGGACGCCCTGGGCTTCGACCGGGTTTATCTGCAGGCCAAGCGGTATTCCGAAGGAAACAATGTCGGCGCGCCCGAGGTCCAGGCGTTCAGCGGTGCGCTGGGGCAGTTTCGAGCCACCAAGGGCATCTTTATCACCACATCCAGCTTCACCAGCGGTGCCCGGGCTGTAGCTCGGGATACCGCGCACTACACACTTATCCTGATCGACGGACAGCGCCTTGCGACACTGATGTTCGAATACGGGGTCGGCGTCCAGGTGGACCGCACCGTCGTCGTCAAGAAAGTCGATCAGGACTTTTTCGACAAGTTCTAG
- a CDS encoding type I restriction endonuclease produces MAQHNEVMFEEEICQALAAKGWIYEPNRKASDLYDAERAVVPEDIIGWLQDTQPHELAKVLKPGDSLAERTLAEHNLLNRLCKVLDKPATKEAGMLSVLRTGFKDVAAKFDMCQFKPAMGLNPETLERYGKVRLRVMRQVHYSTVDTKKSIDLVLFLNGLPVATIELKTDFTQNINDAVAQYRNDRLPRNAKNREEPLLAFGRRALVHFAVSNDEIQMTTELKGKATRFLPFNLGDGDHAGNPVNPTGSASSYLWEQVLQPDPWLNIIGKFLHLQVSDKTDPVTGERVISKSLLFPRYHQWDVVTKLIETARSEGPGHRYLVQHSAGSGKTNSIAWTAHQLSSLHDEKNEKIFDSVIVVTDRTVLDSQLQDAIYQIEHKSGVVVPIKGTGGSKSAELAEALIARTPIVVVTIQTFPFALKAIAESHALRGRNFAIIADEAHSSQTGSTANKVKQALSVEELENVNDGGEIDIEAYLAAEMAERAEAKNISYFAFTATPKAKTMELFGRPGADGLPEPFHLYSMQQAIEEGFILDVLQNYTSYKVAYRLAHNGRDYDSEDSKVEKSEALKSLMTWVKLHPYNISQKVQVIVEHFRANIAWRLDGKAKAMVVTGSRKEAVRYKLAIDKYIADAGYSDLGTLVAFSGEVNDYDSGVEAFTEINMNSGLKGRTLPEAFSTDEYQVMLVANKFQTGFDQPLLVAMYVDKKLSGVSAVQTLSRLNRTAVGKDQTFVLDFVNKPEEILESFKPYFRQARLEGTSDPNVVHDLQNKLDAAQIYLDSEVDSLVQAYIRVEGNNALSGWVAPAKSRFNTRYNAAVAAGDKTDQDELDLFRKDLGSFVRAYDFLSQIVNFADPDLEKRSIYYKHLLPVLRVNDAPVALDLSGVVLAKYALKDKGQAQLTLLDDDEALLRPATEVGSGQTKDPVLASWEEIIQQANLPFEGEELDAVAHFVEGVRRELVKNETLQTQARNNSRSHFGSSPHLENAVSDAVQNSMESHYSLSLQALGDKTKMKALLAMLSGLIYEELQE; encoded by the coding sequence ATGGCACAGCACAACGAAGTGATGTTCGAAGAGGAAATCTGCCAGGCACTCGCGGCCAAGGGATGGATCTACGAGCCTAACCGCAAGGCGAGTGACCTCTACGACGCCGAACGCGCTGTCGTACCCGAAGACATCATCGGCTGGCTGCAGGACACCCAGCCCCATGAGCTGGCCAAGGTCCTCAAACCCGGTGACTCCCTGGCCGAACGGACGCTGGCCGAGCACAACCTGCTCAACCGTCTGTGCAAGGTGCTGGACAAACCCGCCACCAAGGAAGCCGGGATGCTCTCCGTGCTGCGCACCGGGTTCAAGGATGTGGCCGCGAAGTTCGACATGTGCCAGTTCAAACCCGCCATGGGCCTGAACCCCGAAACGCTGGAGCGCTACGGCAAGGTCCGGCTGCGGGTGATGCGCCAGGTGCACTATTCCACGGTTGACACGAAAAAGAGCATCGACCTGGTCCTGTTCCTGAACGGGCTGCCCGTTGCCACCATCGAGCTCAAGACCGATTTCACCCAGAACATCAACGACGCCGTCGCCCAGTACCGCAACGACCGCCTGCCGCGGAACGCGAAGAACAGGGAAGAGCCGCTGCTGGCCTTCGGACGCCGCGCCCTGGTGCACTTCGCCGTCAGCAACGACGAAATCCAGATGACCACGGAGCTGAAAGGCAAGGCGACCCGCTTCCTGCCTTTCAACCTCGGCGACGGCGACCATGCCGGCAACCCGGTCAATCCCACCGGATCCGCCAGCAGCTACCTCTGGGAACAGGTGCTGCAGCCCGACCCCTGGCTCAACATCATCGGCAAGTTCCTGCACCTGCAGGTCAGCGACAAAACCGATCCGGTCACGGGTGAACGCGTTATCAGCAAGTCGCTGCTGTTCCCCCGCTACCACCAGTGGGATGTCGTCACCAAGCTCATCGAAACGGCACGCTCCGAAGGTCCCGGGCACCGGTATCTGGTGCAGCACTCCGCCGGTTCGGGCAAGACCAATTCCATCGCTTGGACGGCTCACCAGTTGAGCTCTCTGCACGATGAGAAGAACGAGAAGATCTTCGACTCGGTCATCGTCGTGACGGACCGTACCGTGCTGGACTCACAGCTGCAGGACGCGATCTACCAGATCGAGCACAAGTCCGGCGTCGTGGTTCCCATCAAGGGCACCGGCGGCTCCAAATCCGCCGAACTCGCTGAGGCCCTGATAGCCCGGACTCCCATCGTCGTCGTCACCATCCAGACCTTCCCCTTCGCGTTGAAGGCGATTGCTGAATCGCACGCTCTCCGGGGGCGCAACTTCGCGATCATCGCCGATGAAGCTCACTCGTCCCAGACCGGCTCCACAGCCAACAAGGTCAAGCAGGCCCTCTCGGTGGAGGAACTCGAAAACGTCAACGACGGCGGCGAGATCGATATTGAGGCCTACCTGGCCGCGGAGATGGCCGAGCGGGCAGAAGCCAAGAACATCAGCTACTTCGCGTTCACCGCCACTCCGAAGGCTAAGACCATGGAGCTGTTCGGCCGCCCGGGAGCCGACGGCCTTCCCGAGCCGTTCCACCTGTACTCGATGCAGCAGGCCATTGAGGAGGGCTTCATCCTCGATGTGCTGCAGAACTACACGAGCTACAAGGTGGCGTACCGGCTGGCACACAACGGCCGCGACTATGACTCCGAAGACAGCAAGGTGGAGAAGTCCGAGGCTCTGAAGTCGCTGATGACCTGGGTAAAGCTGCACCCGTACAACATCAGCCAGAAGGTCCAGGTCATCGTGGAGCACTTCCGCGCCAACATCGCTTGGCGCCTGGACGGCAAAGCGAAGGCCATGGTGGTCACCGGTTCAAGGAAAGAAGCCGTCCGATACAAGCTCGCCATCGACAAATACATCGCCGACGCCGGCTATTCCGATCTGGGCACGCTGGTCGCCTTCTCCGGTGAAGTGAACGACTACGACTCCGGAGTGGAGGCATTTACCGAGATCAACATGAACTCTGGCCTCAAGGGACGGACTCTGCCCGAGGCGTTCTCCACGGACGAGTACCAGGTCATGCTGGTGGCCAATAAGTTCCAGACCGGTTTCGACCAGCCGCTGCTGGTGGCGATGTACGTGGACAAAAAACTCTCAGGTGTATCCGCGGTACAGACGCTGTCCCGCCTGAACCGCACCGCCGTCGGTAAGGACCAGACGTTCGTGCTCGACTTCGTGAACAAGCCTGAAGAGATTCTGGAGTCGTTCAAGCCCTACTTCCGTCAGGCCCGGTTGGAGGGCACCTCGGATCCCAACGTGGTGCACGACCTGCAGAACAAGCTGGATGCCGCTCAGATTTACCTAGATTCGGAAGTTGATAGCCTGGTGCAGGCGTATATCCGGGTAGAGGGCAACAACGCCCTCTCGGGATGGGTGGCGCCTGCCAAGTCGCGCTTCAACACCAGGTACAACGCCGCAGTGGCAGCCGGCGACAAAACCGATCAGGACGAGTTGGATCTGTTCCGCAAGGATCTGGGCTCTTTTGTCCGCGCTTATGATTTCCTCTCGCAGATAGTGAACTTTGCTGATCCTGACCTCGAGAAGCGCTCCATCTACTACAAGCATCTGCTTCCGGTTCTTCGGGTGAACGATGCACCTGTGGCCTTGGACCTGTCCGGCGTCGTCCTGGCCAAGTACGCGTTAAAGGACAAGGGGCAGGCGCAGTTGACGCTCTTGGATGACGATGAGGCACTCCTGAGGCCGGCAACCGAGGTCGGTTCAGGGCAGACGAAGGACCCGGTGCTTGCGAGCTGGGAGGAGATCATCCAGCAGGCGAATCTGCCTTTCGAAGGCGAAGAGCTGGATGCCGTGGCGCACTTTGTGGAGGGCGTGCGGCGCGAGCTGGTGAAGAACGAGACCCTGCAGACGCAGGCGCGCAATAACTCTCGCAGCCATTTCGGCAGCAGTCCGCATCTCGAAAACGCAGTCAGTGACGCTGTGCAGAACTCCATGGAGAGCCACTACAGCCTGAGCCTGCAGGCCTTGGGTGACAAGACGAAAATGAAGGCGCTCTTGGCGATGCTCAGCGGACTGATCTACGAGGAGCTTCAGGAGTAG